AGTCTAGCAAGGGACAAATTAACAAAGTAATTATGAAGTAGTGAATTATAGTCATAGGTTAATGGCATTAGTCGTAACATGATTGATAATATgcccattaattaattaattattcatcttttaaaaagTTCTATTTTCAAAAagtaattacttttttttttttccttcctgaATAATATtaacttgtttgattttaagattaataaaattaataaaatattaaaatttttataaaaataatttaaatttgagtttttatcatatttataaaatcttaatttactcattataataataataattataaattcaattattagttaaaatataAGGGAAATTCTGAATACCATCACTAAATCTAACTCATTTTTATTCGTCTTTATTAACAAAGAATGATGATATAATCAAGATAAGCTTAGATTAtgcatttttttatgaattcaagcatataataaaataatgtaatagCTGAAAAGCTTTGGATTCTATTTGTAGTTGTCttgtcaaataaaaaagtttgggCGATTGtgaaggtaaaatcattattaccATAATCccccttaataatttttatactaaaatgAGTGATGAGAGATGAGcatcacatatatatttttgaaacaattcaaaaacttaaatatttatttataaatttattaatattaatttttttattaaaaataaaaataaaaatgttattttattattaaactttaaaaatttatatcattatttctatttcaattttaaaaattaacaaattttcattgtTATCATTTTATCACAAAGACAaagtcttcatcatcatcaaaatgaATTAAACGATTCGTCATTTGGACGATGAATGATTGGTCATTCAAATAAAACCTTTGTTATCGACGGATTGCATTAATAAGATGCTATTGTCCATTGTTAATagcaaaggaagaaaataacTCGATTAGAGCCGATCGCCAGAAAATTGAAGGAGGATTTTGAAATCTTAcagagaaaattgattttttttaaaacttaatattgaaaaaaattattagttttctaaactaaagaaatgaagaatgataaatgacgattttacttttatttttaaaagaaaattttaataatagttaatctataagtagatatttaaattttttaaattttacagatgtatatttatttttatattaaaatttaggtaAGGGGTAGTCTTTTgccctataatttttttaattttataatctcatattattatatattaaaatttcattctttGTCAGAAGAGCTTCTCAAGCAAAGTCCACATAGACCTGTTGATCCACGTGAATTGCTTtctttaaacatatattaaaaccTGTTGCTGTTTAATTTATAGTTGCCCCTGAAGAAATGTCAACATGTAAAGTCAGTGGAtagaatatttaatttcttCCTGTAGTAGAAGAGCTACTTTATTTGCATGGCTCCTTAGTCCTTCTACCTACCTTCGTTTCTTTATTGATTCAAGTGAAAGCTTTGAAGCAAAAGCTAAAGGTTGGAGAATCGTTTCCCTCTACTTTTCTAGAACCCATACCTCAttgtaattttcatttcattttattgatttattttattgatttgtatttgaTTAAGCTTGTTTTATCAACcatcatttgattgaaaaaaagaaaaaggaaaagactGTACAGGGAAACTGAGGCCAAACTGTCATTACCATTGATAGTTAGTCATAATCACATATAAGTTAAATTTTAGAGGTTCAAATTGGATCTAGTCCTCTAAGGCTGACTCCGATGAGTCATCGTCGTCGTCCAATGACCTTCCACAAGCGAAGGGTGAAGGAGGAGATTCGACATTCGACATGCCATCTAATACCATCACCACCTCACCCATGGAAGGTCTCAAACGTTGATCGGTTTGAAGGCACCAAAATGCAATTCTCAACACACACTCTAGCTCTTGATGATCAATTTCACTATCTATTCTTTCATCAACGATTGTAACTGCATTTCCCTCGCTCCATTGCCTATAAGCCCACTCACAAACATTTTCAACTTCTTGACATCTGCCGCTCACTAGAATCAACACCATCTTCCCAAAATCTTCCACATCTTTTGCTGCCGGGGCAAAATTGAATGATGCTTCACCATGAAATATACCAAGGCCAAATTCAGTGACTTTCACCTCAAACTCTTCATCCAACACTACATTTTCACATTTCAGATTCCCATGGCTTACAAACTCCCTGCACTCAGTATGCAAATAACAAAGCGCCCTTGCCACGGATGAGCATATGTTGACTCTCTTTTTCCAGCTCAGTTTCTTACACAGTTTGGaatcttgtatatatttttctagAGAACCATTGTTGGCAAATTCATAGACAAGATATCTGTGACTCAACTCGCAACAATAACCCTCCAGCTTGATGAGGTTTTTGTGATGAATGTTCCCTATCTTCGACACTGCACTTCGAAACTTTCTCTCTGCTATAGTTGCATCCATCTTCTTTATAACAATTGCCTGGTTGTTTGCTTGCATGCCTTTGAACATCTTTGGCCCTATTTGGTACTTGAAGTTTGCTGAAAGCTCATTGATTTTACTGAAGGATAACATAACCAAACCCTTTGAGTTAGAGCTTGTAAAAGCTAATGCAGCTTTCCTCTTAATGGACTTTCTTCTTCTGTAAAGGAAAATTCCAACCCCAAACTGAATGACAATAAATACAACTACTGTGCCTGAAGCTGCCCCAATTAGACAAGGAATGCAAAGCCTGTAAGATTGTATGAGTCGATAAGTTGGTGGGGACTTCATTGTGAAATTGAATTTAGCAGCATATGGATCTGAATGCAAACACTTCCTAGTGAAGGATACAGAACTAATTGAGGGGTCTGCATAACCACTAATGTACTGAGTTGCTATCATTCGGCATTGTGCAGTCGAATTATTTGTGAAGGTTACAGCAGTACATTGTGGATTGCGAATGCACGCCAGTTTACATTGCTGTAAACTTGACTGAAAAATTGAATCATTTGCTGGGAAAATTCCATAAAGTAACATGTGCTCATATTCAACCAAATCAGCACCAGAATTGCATTCCTGTGGATTTGGAAACAAGCATTTTGTGCTGGCAACAGGTGTGGACTTAAACAGGCATTGACAGTCAGGGGAATCGGATGCATTGAACACACAAATGCCCTGCTCACCACAGGTTGCAAAGACATTGCACTGATTTTCAACAGCTTGCCACACTGATCTCCATGACTGTGAAGCCTCTACCCATGAATACAACCGCAGATTACCATCTGCATTGAGCCTGAGAAACCGGAATCTGACAGAATCACCATGATCCTCTCCGAAGGCAGACCAAACAGGCTGCAAATTTTGATCCATAAGTTGAAAGGTTCCATTCAAGGTGAGAACAGCACTGAGATTCAAATGGGAAGGGCTTCCACTTTGCCAATAAGCAATACTATCCCATCTTAGTAATAATTGTCCCAGAGAATTCATGTACAGACAATAGGAACTTGACCGGCGATCTATTGTAGCAGGCCTGAGTGTACGAAAGAAGGATAATTTCTGCCCGGGAAGAAGTGTATCCGATGGAGTATCAAAGCTTTGCCAAACCACATCTTTCCCCTcatttatcaaaacaaaattgccATCATCTTGAAGGATAGCTGAAGCAACACACAATTGGCTTGTTTTGGTTGTCCATACAGTGAATCCCTTTGAGGAGTCAAATAAAACCAGTTCCCCATTTTGTGAAAGCTGAAAATAAGACTGGTCACCAACAGTGGCATCACCTCCAGCAACCCAAACTACAGTTTGTTTGGCAGGAGGAATCAATTTGGAATTGTAACGAATCCCAACACTAAACTGGTTAGGCTGATCAGAACAATTGAAGAATCCAAGTGCAAAATCACCGTTAGAAGAGAACCAAAAATCATTTTCCACAACGGAAAGTTTTGAACCCAAGGGAACTTGTGAAACTACAACTCTAAATAGCAACAACCACCCAATAGAGATACACAGGAGGAAAGGTGAATGAAGGAAGAATGACTCCTGTTGAAGCATATTTGAATATGCTTAAAAAGCAACCAAACAACACTGAACACTCAAAACTTCTGCATCAGATCAGCACATTCAGGCAATAAACATGTGGGGAGCAAGCATAATAAGATAAACTTGTTGCAATGACAACTTCAATGCAAATGAAAGATATGAAACACATTTCAATATTAACTAGGCAAGAACAGACTGAGACattgaaatttaaagaattcagtgattaaaatcaaagaaagagcactgaaataaataaaaatggacAAAAAAACAATTCAAGAGGCAACCAAACATTCACAACTTTGGCACCTGAAAAGACACTCAAGCCACTGGAAATTGAAGAAGCCAGCACAGAATACCCtcttgacaataataaaaaactctTATGCTCACTTTTGGGCCCAAAACCAAATCGACATCATAAAATATAAGCATCTAAAAATTTACCCAAGCAGCCAACAGTTTAAAGAGTAATCGATGAAGCAACATGGAATAGCATATAAATTTGACTTAACGATGCTTGGTGACATGAATGACCTgtgattgaagaaaaaaaaaaaaatggaaattctCTTTATTATCaagtaaacttaaaaaaacaaaaaaaaaaggatattgGAATTCAAAGTTAGAAACTTTCAAGCACATGGGACCCAAATAGGCCAGCGATTAATAATGGGGGCCATCAAGTCACTTTCAGAAATCGATAAAGTAGACTCCAGACACTGATACTGCAGACCAATTTGGATTGAAGTTAAAAACTGCTAGTTTTACACGTATGAACTGGGCAACAATCCACCTAGTCAAAGATGAAcctgtttttcttcttttatttagagttaaaaaaaacaagaaaaaagaagaagagggcCAAGCTCTAAACTTTCTGGAAAATACTTTCTCGAAGAAAATGAACATCCCACGTGTGAAGGAAAGCAAATAAACAGTGCATAAAGGTAAATAAAAactaagtatataatttttaagtataaataataatatatcttcgtataattatattttattttatttttaattttaattttttaattatataataacataattattatttatgtattcaatactattataaaaaaagagagaCAATGTTAGTTGTTTGTCaatatgtttaaatatataaataatttttcatcgtataattaagtattaatttatatttaatttaaaattatttttttatatattaacacataatttgaatattaaattaaaatttcaaaattatatacttataacatttttcattatttatacatgccaacataattttaatttatatttaataattttttaaataataatattattaataataaaaaattatttagaaaaaacaGATTTTAGTAAGTTTCCTTTTCTAACTAGAATCATATCGCCACTAAACTCATTCCtacaaatgaattattttttaatttcaatttttcatatattttcttttattattttattattttatttgtttgagttTCGACGCATAATATTGAACACTgctcatttaattttttatattatattaatttcttccAAATAAAACTTGAATACaatggtttttttaaaatataaaaaatttaaatataaatcaatatctttttaattcaccttttaatataagttaaaaagagtaaaattataaggacaaactatataaattactatgatagtaaaaaaattaaataattttgtgtaattaaaaataaattaataaaaaataattgtatatataatttttcatgataaaaaaatttgtggaCACAAATGATTATCATTATCAAAGCTTAATGACTATGCAGGGGTCTAAATCCaagtgtaattaattaattaatatagtcAACATAGGCGGATTCAATTTCAACCAAGGCCTGTCAGGGCCCACTGAAAAAATTTGAAGTGACCCGAATTGGTTTGACACAAAAAATGTGAGTCCTGTTGGTGCATGGACTTAGATTGTGTCTTAGACCATAGGATAGGGCCTACAAATCGATCCGGTGCTGATATATTGAaactatgaaaaattataaaaaataaaaaataattaaatattaattaaaaattaaaaaacattaaaaattataatttaatggaTTGCTCCATCAAAATACGTGAATTGACTCGTTAAGGCTCCACAGAAACATAAGCCTTAGCACCTTGAGTCATGCTCCAAACCTGAATTTTTGTCAAAATGACCCAATATGAAGGCACCAAATGACAAGCCTTGATCAGACCTAATACGTGGGTTCAATGAATCGCATGAGATCAATTTTAATATAGTCTAGTCCGACCAAGGATCGCCTCTAATTTTAACTAAGTCTTTGAATTGATTGAATGTTGGATTGTTCTTCCGATAAATACCCCTAAGTTGCACATTTTAcaatatcttatatttatacaatTGTCTaacttaatcaaatataattttacttatatccctaatttttttttaattaaaactcttttatccattatttcatttttaaatcataaaattaaaaaatcattattacatacatataagaatattaatttgaactttAAGTTTTGTTATATTGAACATCACAATAATAGTGTTGTTGAATGTTTAAGAGTAGTTAAACTAGATATCGTATGCTATAAGAGTAAACAAGATAAAGGGGTTAGGTCGACATGCAACTTGACAAAGATCCTTGATTTTTAGTCTAGCCTGCCAAAGTACAACTCGCTATTGTAGCAAATTGTGCTAGGCCCACGGGTTATCTAGATTGTGCTGCCAGCCTAGAGTTTAGGTTCGTGAATTGGCCTAACATGTTCCATTATTGTAACGAACCGTTtcaaaaaaagtaatttttttttcaaaattttataacattctGCAGGTGGTGAACATCTTCTATCAGTCCAGGCCAACAACCGACCATTAGACTccaaaatgttttaatttttaaaatttttttcctatataaaccTCCTCCCCCTCCCAAAAATCATACAATCTCAACTCAGTTCTTATTCTCAATCTCACAATCTCTCAACAATTTCATTCATCAGTCTCTTATTTTCAAACTCTCTCAATTCTTAATCAATATATGTTTACGTATAACAATTTAGTTTTCGTTTgtgttacaattttttcaattattatttttcatttaattgaaaattacaaatggattcaaacttaaatgagtTTAATCCATTTGAATACTTTGGAGGTGATGATATTGTTGATGAAACATCTAATGCATTGACATGTGAAGGTGTGTCAATCTCGatgggaaaaaaaagaaaacaaaaatcgaTAGTGTGAGACCACTTCAATCAAATAGGATAAACGAATGAAGGTAGATTAATCCGACGGGTAATATGCAAACACTGTAGTTCTTGTTTGACATGTACCAATTCAAGCAACACCGATTATCTTTGTTGttatattaatgaatattataaaaagaTTCCACACGACATAAAAGGACAACAACAAATTACCTTCAGTAGATCACGATCGATTAGCGACTTTAGTGCAATAGGTGGTCTAAGCGATTTAGGGCACGTTGGAGAAATGACGAATTTCATTTACTATCAACAAAAAATAAGAGACTATATGACATGTATGTTGTATCTTCTGACTAACTTTTGGTTCAGACATATAGACATTACGTATATGGTCACTTTTGTGCAAAGGTAAGGAAGATGTAAGTTAGCGTTTAAATTATggtgagttttataattatattaatattgatcattatcTTGAAATTATGAATCAATATGGTGACAAATTCGATGTTTTAGCATAGTGAAAAACACATCAAGACACTTATCTTATGTTTTCTGTCATGACATGTGATCTACTAATACCACTGGTGTCTATTTTAGCATCAGAATTAACTTTTAGTGCAAGTAGATGCATGTTGGATAATGAACGATCAAACCTATACTCTGACATAGTTGAGATGATCAAATGTATGAAAGATTAGGTGACAACaaacttcaaattacaaaattgggttgtaaaagatatatttgaagaattcaaaaatttagatattgaaGATGACTCATAAATTGAACTTTTATTTGTATATTGTGTAATAATGTACGTGAATTGATTTgtattatctttcaatttttccaATCATGTAATCACAATATTCCATCATCAcatataaaagattatcaataaaaattttgaggtACTGTTTTCGGTTTTAGTaagttgaaaatgatttttatttcattttatataattattaaaataaaaatattttattatttatttaacgGGCCGACCTGTTAAAGGTTTAGCATGACACGACCCCTTAAAGAATGGGTCATGTCATAAGCCTTAGTATGGATTGACTTGACTTACAAGGCTTGCTACTATATGAGTGTTGGCCTGACACAACTCTAGACACGGTGAGCCACGCTGAAGCAAGCTTGGCCCAACTTGACATGGGCtattgttgtgtttatataggAGTAAAAAAGAGCTAAGCAAAGTACCACTTAATTAAAGCTTGACTTCATGGAACAAGGGAAGAgcttgaacttaaattcattaatCCACATAAGGTTAGAAGCACATTCTAATGGGTCTTGGATGATGTCTTAGGTTTTACTATGTTACAGGTTAACAAGACCTATAATTTGGTAGGCCATGGTCCAACATGGCTTATGGGCACAACTGTTTGCATCGAATATGACCCGACATGACTCATAGGTGTCTATACTACaattattctttaatttcattaattccgCACTTTTTCTAGgcaaataattcaattataagatTTGGATCTACATGGCTTATGCACACACATGTTAGCATGCAACATCAAATGTCATATTAATCCAATAGAATCATAATAAAACATAGATAAGATATTCACACAGGATTGTCTATATAacctttaataaataaaagcaatatgaaataaaattcttaccactataacaaatattcaatttagagaaaattttaattttgtctcaaaatattatttttagagaCAATATTAAGATTTCATCCCAAAACATCTCACCAGACACAAACTTAGTAGGTTTACCTTCAAGTTTTCAACTTCAGTTGTTATTAATCTTTTCAGTATCTTGACCTATGAGACAAGGGTTTTTTCAATGACAAAGGGAGCTCCCTTAATGGCTTTTTGTTCCACCTCTCGTTCTTTGGTAGTTGTAGCATTAGCTTCAAACCAAATATAAGCTAGTAGCAAACTAAGATAGAAACATTCAAACATGAGCATAcaacattttttatcattagtTCATCACATGATGAAGTAAAACCCCAAACTTATTCTAAAATTGCCTAAGTATCCCTAAACACATAGGCAATGGTGTTACAATTTATCAagtattatctaatatttttttataaatataaaaataatgattgtatttttaattatttcatattagatgtatATGTCATTCAATGAATTTAATAGCTTAAAAGGGTTTAAGCTTAGTGAAAGATCAAATAACATTAGTTATACATGTCATCGCTTACATTTCACTATCCCTATCATGcacataaatatatcataattggTGTAAACAAATGAGgctaaaaagaaagaaattaaaagttgaAGTTaaaactaggtggaattcaagAAATCTTATGTTAAAACATGTGGAGAGTATGAAGTAGCTATAATATGTTTTTTCAATACCTAACCAAAAGATTATGATAACTcactttttttaattgaatatgatTGGAACATTGCCAATGCTTTAATGAACATGTTAGAGCCCCTGAAGACTTCCATTAATTAGAGCTCAGGTATGTATTTCTTACcacatgtttaattttatatagtaTGGTagatattaatgattttttttaaagaatatatgtatcataatgtttttcaagaaatttttagacaaatggaaaataaatttaaaaatattagaaatgtgTACTGGTAGTTTTTGCTACAACCACCGATTTAGATCTTAGGGCTAAGGAGTAcaaaactatttaaattttataaatgaaaatttgttacAAACAAACACTAATAGAATAGaagatattcaagattttttatttgaaatgtataatatttatgaacatAAATATGAAAGGACGTCATATACTCTCGAATTGGAGGAAAGTTTAGTTGGTTCAAGCATATAGACTTTACATATATGGTCAATCTTGTGCAAATGTAAACAACATGTAAGTTAGAGTTCAAATTATggtgagttttataattatattaatattgaccACTATCTTGAAATTATGAATCA
The genomic region above belongs to Mangifera indica cultivar Alphonso chromosome 15, CATAS_Mindica_2.1, whole genome shotgun sequence and contains:
- the LOC123197453 gene encoding G-type lectin S-receptor-like serine/threonine-protein kinase SD3-1, whose translation is MLQQESFFLHSPFLLCISIGWLLLFRVVVSQVPLGSKLSVVENDFWFSSNGDFALGFFNCSDQPNQFSVGIRYNSKLIPPAKQTVVWVAGGDATVGDQSYFQLSQNGELVLFDSSKGFTVWTTKTSQLCVASAILQDDGNFVLINEGKDVVWQSFDTPSDTLLPGQKLSFFRTLRPATIDRRSSSYCLYMNSLGQLLLRWDSIAYWQSGSPSHLNLSAVLTLNGTFQLMDQNLQPVWSAFGEDHGDSVRFRFLRLNADGNLRLYSWVEASQSWRSVWQAVENQCNVFATCGEQGICVFNASDSPDCQCLFKSTPVASTKCLFPNPQECNSGADLVEYEHMLLYGIFPANDSIFQSSLQQCKLACIRNPQCTAVTFTNNSTAQCRMIATQYISGYADPSISSVSFTRKCLHSDPYAAKFNFTMKSPPTYRLIQSYRLCIPCLIGAASGTVVVFIVIQFGVGIFLYRRRKSIKRKAALAFTSSNSKGLVMLSFSKINELSANFKYQIGPKMFKGMQANNQAIVIKKMDATIAERKFRSAVSKIGNIHHKNLIKLEGYCCELSHRYLVYEFANNGSLEKYIQDSKLCKKLSWKKRVNICSSVARALCYLHTECREFVSHGNLKCENVVLDEEFEVKVTEFGLGIFHGEASFNFAPAAKDVEDFGKMVLILVSGRCQEVENVCEWAYRQWSEGNAVTIVDERIDSEIDHQELECVLRIAFWCLQTDQRLRPSMGEVVMVLDGMSNVESPPSPFACGRSLDDDDDSSESALED